The following coding sequences lie in one bacterium genomic window:
- the cbiM gene encoding cobalt transporter CbiM, with the protein MHISEGVLSGPILGIGAVITLAGTYKGLKDLEYKDYPKVSLLTSAFFVASLVHVPVGPSSSHLVLNGLCGIILGWKSFPCILLALFLQALLFQFGGLTTLGINTANMAIPAVISYYIFKPFLKKNYFLTGFLSGFFSIILSCVFVFFSLYFTGSFFENVGKTIFVVHLPIAVIEGFITGFILSFLSKTKKELLEV; encoded by the coding sequence ATGCATATATCAGAAGGGGTTTTGTCCGGACCTATTCTTGGAATAGGCGCTGTAATAACTTTGGCAGGGACATATAAAGGACTTAAAGATTTAGAATATAAGGATTATCCAAAGGTCTCTTTATTAACAAGTGCTTTTTTTGTTGCATCACTGGTACATGTTCCTGTGGGTCCTTCAAGTTCTCATCTTGTTTTAAATGGCCTTTGCGGAATAATTCTTGGCTGGAAAAGTTTTCCTTGTATCTTACTTGCTTTATTCTTACAGGCATTATTATTTCAATTTGGAGGTCTTACAACACTTGGAATAAATACGGCAAATATGGCGATTCCTGCGGTAATTTCTTATTATATTTTCAAACCATTTTTAAAGAAAAATTATTTTTTAACAGGTTTTCTTTCAGGCTTTTTTTCAATTATTCTATCATGTGTTTTTGTATTTTTCTCTCTTTATTTTACAGGTAGTTTTTTTGAAAATGTTGGAAAAACTATTTTTGTAGTTCATCTACCAATTGCAGTTATTGAAGGTTTTATAACCGGCTTTATTCTTTCTTTTTTAAGTAAAACAAAAAAGGAATTACTGGAGGTATAA
- the cbiQ gene encoding cobalt ECF transporter T component CbiQ, protein MEKIDPRLRLLTSFVYSIFVALERNFEIFKFYLILPVILFFFITDFKKFFKGLISVNLFIFLCWLFLPLSIPGKEVFRFLKFSVTYEGIRYTLLITIKANLIFLTNFVLIFSTHPIRIIHALHHLHLPKKLINIFFLSTRYIPVIEKEKNRIQKAMKIRCFVPKNNIHTYKTIGNFVGILLLRSYERSERIYKAMILRNFSGIFWTYHHFVWSKKDTFVSFCVIIYFLWIIILKIH, encoded by the coding sequence ATGGAAAAAATAGACCCTAGATTACGACTTTTAACTTCTTTTGTTTACTCTATATTTGTTGCTCTTGAAAGAAATTTTGAAATTTTTAAATTTTACCTTATTCTGCCAGTAATTTTATTTTTTTTTATCACAGATTTTAAAAAATTTTTTAAAGGGCTTATTTCTGTAAATCTTTTTATATTTCTATGCTGGCTTTTTCTACCTTTAAGTATTCCTGGAAAAGAAGTTTTCCGCTTTTTGAAATTTTCGGTGACCTATGAAGGAATAAGATATACTCTTTTAATTACAATTAAGGCAAATCTAATCTTTTTAACAAATTTTGTTTTAATTTTTTCAACCCATCCCATAAGAATTATTCATGCCTTGCATCATCTTCATTTACCCAAAAAACTTATTAATATCTTCTTTCTTTCAACGAGATATATTCCTGTGATAGAGAAAGAAAAAAATAGAATTCAAAAAGCAATGAAAATAAGATGTTTTGTCCCTAAAAATAATATCCACACATATAAAACAATAGGAAATTTTGTAGGAATTTTACTTTTAAGGTCATATGAAAGAAGTGAAAGAATTTATAAAGCAATGATTTTAAGGAACTTTTCCGGAATATTCTGGACATATCATCATTTTGTATGGTCAAAAAAGGATACATTCGTTAGTTTCTGTGTTATAATTTATTTTCTATGGATAATAATTTTAAAAATCCACTGA
- a CDS encoding ABC transporter ATP-binding protein, which produces MDNNFKNPLIELKNITVSYPERGKVLDNLSLSISEKDRIGIKGANGSGKTSLLYTIVGLVKIEKGEIKIFGKKMEKESDFVEVRKKIGFLFQDSDDQLFSPTVEEDIAFGPLNLRLPKEEVKERVERTIKLLGIENLKHRFSHTLSYGEKRIVAIATILSMEPEIYLLDEPTTGLDEKTSQIIEKFLIQNNLTYLMVSHDINFLERVCNKIYLLENGSLLSIK; this is translated from the coding sequence ATGGATAATAATTTTAAAAATCCACTGATTGAACTTAAAAATATAACTGTTTCATATCCTGAAAGAGGAAAAGTCCTTGATAATCTTTCCCTTTCAATTTCAGAGAAGGATAGAATTGGAATAAAAGGAGCAAATGGTTCCGGAAAAACATCCTTACTTTATACAATTGTTGGTCTTGTAAAAATAGAAAAGGGAGAGATAAAAATATTCGGTAAAAAGATGGAAAAAGAGAGTGATTTTGTTGAGGTAAGAAAAAAAATCGGTTTTCTGTTTCAGGACTCTGATGACCAGTTATTTTCTCCTACTGTTGAAGAAGATATTGCTTTTGGACCATTAAATTTAAGATTACCAAAGGAAGAAGTAAAAGAAAGGGTTGAAAGGACTATAAAACTTCTTGGTATAGAGAATTTAAAACACAGATTTTCCCATACACTTTCTTATGGAGAAAAAAGAATTGTAGCAATTGCAACAATTCTATCAATGGAACCTGAAATATATCTCCTTGATGAGCCAACAACAGGTCTTGATGAAAAAACAAGCCAGATAATTGAAAAATTTTTAATTCAGAATAATCTTACCTATTTAATGGTAAGCCATGATATAAATTTTCTTGAAAGGGTCTGCAATAAAATATATCTTCTTGAAAATGGCTCTCTCCTTTCAATAAAATAA
- the rpe gene encoding ribulose-phosphate 3-epimerase, with translation MVKIAPSLLSADFSRLGEEVKKVTEAGADLIHFDVMDGHFVPNLTFGPMVLAAIRRYSHLPFEAHLMITNPEKYWKNFADSGADIIGIHIECEVDHKYIITEIQKYGKRACIVINPPTPVEKIYPVLEMVDMVLIMTVNPGFGGQKFIYEVVEKIKKVNEYRKNKKLNFEIEVDGGINKETGKIVVENGVDILVAGNYIFSGNDYKERIESLRWKR, from the coding sequence ATGGTTAAAATTGCTCCTTCTTTACTTTCTGCTGATTTTTCTCGTTTAGGAGAAGAGGTGAAGAAAGTTACAGAGGCAGGTGCTGATTTGATTCATTTTGATGTTATGGATGGACATTTTGTTCCAAATTTAACTTTTGGTCCAATGGTTCTTGCTGCAATAAGAAGATATTCACATCTACCATTTGAGGCACACTTAATGATAACAAACCCTGAAAAATACTGGAAAAATTTTGCTGATAGTGGAGCGGATATAATAGGAATACATATAGAATGTGAAGTTGACCATAAATACATAATTACAGAAATACAGAAATATGGTAAAAGAGCATGTATTGTAATAAACCCACCCACTCCGGTTGAGAAAATTTATCCTGTTTTAGAAATGGTTGATATGGTTTTGATTATGACTGTTAATCCTGGATTTGGAGGACAGAAATTTATATATGAGGTAGTTGAAAAAATAAAAAAAGTGAATGAATACAGAAAGAATAAGAAATTAAATTTTGAAATTGAGGTAGATGGTGGTATAAATAAAGAGACAGGAAAAATTGTGGTAGAAAATGGAGTTGATATACTTGTTGCTGGTAATTACATTTTTTCAGGGAATGACTATAAAGAAAGGATTGAAAGTTTAAGATGGAAAAGATAA